The DNA region ACATGTGGTCACACATTTCAGTCTGCCTTTGAGAGTCAATTCAAGGCTCATAGATCCTCAAAGTCACCCAGGCCATGGTAACTGCTCCTCCCACTGTGCATGTGGGTGGAATTGTTCCATGGGCTGCAGCTGTGaactaaataaaaaggagaaatcaaACTGAGCAGtcacatctctctgcttcctgactaggACTGCGATGGGACCAGTGCTTTGAAGCTCCAGCCGCCATGGCTTCCCTGACTTaatggactgtaccctcaaactgtgagcgaAAATAAACCCtaccttaagttgcttttttcaggtattttgttacagcagaaAACTGGTTCTCAGGAATGGAGCCTTTGATAAACCTGATCATGTTTATCCTACTGAGCTGGTTTGTGGAAGAATGTGGAAAAGTTTGGAACCCTGGGCTAGAGAAGCCCTCAAATGCTATAAGCAGAGGTTAATCAAAATAGCCTTCCAATTCAGTAGCATGCATGCATACTTATCAACACACTAATCCAGAGGATTGGAACCCAGATGGCTTCATCTGCAGCCTCAGATCCCCAACATAGAGCTGCCAGATTTGGTGTTGGAATCTCTCCTTCACtatccaactcagttcttcataacTGGTTAGCATAATTCAAGTTATTCTTCTTCCAGGGGACATTTTAACTATGGGTGGAATATCAATTTGAAAACAAGTGCTGAGATGCATCTCTCAAAACCCAGATACTGCAAGCTTAAATATGATACTATATTCTGAGGCCTCAGTacacctcctcttccctttctgttcTCCAAGACCTGAGATTTATCATTCCTTATTTTAGTTGTTAAAAGAGTTTTAGCTTCCCTAACAAACATTCTAATGTATAGTTACCAGTAAAGGTGCCAAACCTTTGGAGTAGAGTCAAGGagacaagtaaaaaaaaagaaatcatatgaAAGATGAAAATATTGTCTTTGAAAAAAAGGAATGTATGGTAAGTAGGCTCAGACCAATGCTTTTCCTTCAATGAAATTTGTCTAAGTAGGTTGTATCTTTCCTATCGCTATTCCTTCACGAATCCACACCCAAGTGGGACAGACAGCATTCTCCAGAAAACATGTAGATCTGATCATTAACATTTACTCCATAAAATGAGATTGATAGTAACTGAGGATCACTATTGTGAATTGCCACCATTTTATATGTAATAATGTCAGTAAGGAGTAATATAGGCAAGTATAGCTAAAAATAATCAGAAGATGTAGGTGCAGGGTGCTCtagattctacttgtttataaGTAAACTATCAGTTACAACCTTTAACCGAACGTTGAATTTTTAATACAAAAAAGACCTGAAATTAGAAACAATTCTTCCTGACACATACCCACATGAATAATCTTCCAATAAAGAAATCCTGGAATTAATTTCATGTAAGAAGGAACTGTGAGatatagtggtgcatgcctataaacCCAGCACTCCACAGGCAGTAGAATTAAGATCATGAGTTCGAAGACAGCCtaaactatacagagaaaccttgtctcaaaaaaaggaggAGTCTGATGAATGGAAGGAAGCCATCAGCTGACAAACAGCAGTTTCCTCACCCCATtttgcccctccccaccccacaagctGTAGGAAGTAGAAAGCTGCAGAGTGTACCTTCCAGGCGAGAAGCAAAACATTGAGGATAGCCAGCAATGGGCAGGGTCCATTCTCATTCTGGGTGATGATGGGCGTGTTCTCCTCTTTCCACTGGATCCATTTGATGTGATACACTGACTGTCCCGGAAAGCGTTCTTTGGAGGCTGCCAGCACCTGAGCcgggtcctcctcctcctctttgcacAGAGGTGCAACCCTGGGCGGCTCCGCCGCGCCCTCCTCCACGTCCTCGGGGACCCTGGTCTCCGCTCCCTCCTCGCTATTGAACTCAGAGCTACTGGGGAAAGAATGCAGGTTGGAGAAAGACTCCAGGGAGTCCAAGCTAGGCGAGTCCCCAGGGGGGCTCGGCTCGCTGCAGCTGCTGCTCAGGGCGCCAGCGCTGCTGGGCTCCTCCGCCGCCTGCTCCACCCTGCAGGTGCCTGTGTCACCCACTGGCCCGGACCCTCGGCCCGCCGCGGCCTCGGCCAGCTCCGGGGAGGCGGTCACCTTGTGCTGCCCTCTTGAAGGCGCCTCCGAGGCGACCGGGCTCGACGACGCGCTGTTCTTCAAGTCCGAGCCCGCGCTGCATCCGTGCTGCGAGGGAGACGTCGGGTCCCCGAGACTGCTACGCGCTGCCGCCGCCCCCTGCCCGCCGCTGTCCACCGCTCGTCCAGCGGGACCATCCTCAGCCTCGCGCCCGTCGCGCCGTCGCCCTTCCGGCGTTGACACTCGCCCCGCTGGCACCCCGAGTTCCAAAGGCTGTGGGCTGTCAGGGCCGTTCTCCATCCCCGGCCGCCCGTCCCTGGTCCTATAGACACCGCGGCCGGCTCTCCTCAGCTAGCGCCTCCGACGCCATGACAGCGGCTCTGTAGCAGCTCCAGCGCCCTAGCGCGGCCTCGGCCAGGCACGTCACCGTAGAGGGCGGCGGGAGCGCGCTCGCGAGCTCTCGCCCGCTCGCTCGGAGCGTGCCTCCGCGTGACTGTGCTCCGTGAGACGCTCCGACCCACTCAGGGAGCGCTTCTTCCCCCGAGGCCACGCCCCTCCCGCTTTTtcaggcctgggaagccagagtgAGGCCAGGGGCGTGGCCAAGGGCGTGGCCAGAGGCGCGGCTCGGGCAGCCGCAGCGCCACTAGGAAAATAATCTTAAGTGGGCGGCCGGAAGTTGAACTCCGGGGCATCCCCGCTGCGCGCGGTTACTTTAAAGGCAGTCACTGAGGCTTGTAGCAAGTATGGTCCAGCTTTGGGCTTGTGCCTGTTGGACCCCGAAAGTGGCAATAGCATTGGAAGACAGCCATTCCCTGAAGCCTCGGGAGAGCTGTTTCTTTAGCTTTTAATGTTGGGAATTGGAAGCATTTCTTaggaaatgcaaattttaaagGCGGAGATCTGTTGAAGGCTTTTGGGAAAATGCGCAGCACGGGTGCAGCTCTCCCTGGGTTTTGGCTGAGAATCGCTGTGCTCCCAACCAGCTACTAGTTTGCCCTGCTTGAGGTTCAATGAGGTTGTGGATACTGGCTTACGCCCCAGGCGAGAGGGTAAATTTGGgccaataataataaattagtTTGCGTTTGAGGCAAGCCAAGTCTTTGCGGTTCTGTTCACTTGGCTCCTCTTTGCACGGAGTGGGAAGCTTCTGCTTCCCGAAAAAGTGACTTTTTAAATTAGAATTGACTTCTCATCAAGCCTTGACGTCTGCAAAGCGAATGGACAGAgttgctggcttttttttttttttggggggggggcagtggaTATAGATCATCTGACCTGCTTtggaaaagtgttttttttttttttttgttttttgtttttttttctggatccTTCAGAGTTTTCTAGGCGCTGAggatataaaaatgaacaaaaatgaacAAGACAGGCTTTCCTTCAGGGTTAGGCATACAAATATATGATACATCACGGATTGTTATACTTCTGTCGCTACTGGTTAGAAAGGTAgacaaaatgaattttttttgtcTCATTCCCGTATTAGCAGCAAGTATGTTATTAAATACTGTGTTTCACcctaaaaatatcactattatcTTCTCAGAAATTatgatctcttttctttcttttctttttttttttttttttttttttttggttcttttttttcggagctggggaccaaacccagggccttgcgcttcctagacaagcgctctaccactgagctaaatccccaaccccatgatctcttttcttaattgaggttggGTCTCACTGTGGTAATGTAGTTAGCCTGGAagttgttatgtagaccaggctggactcaaacttacagaaaattgcttgcctctgcttcccaagtgctaggaataaagtcatgtgccaccatgccacgCAAGACTGGCAACTCCTGAAAACTGGAAAAATTAGAGAAGATAGTGGGATGTTTTCTTTTCAGAGTGTTGAATTTTGGAGTTCTGTGTATATCCACCTTCATGTCGATCCACAAGCAATAATTCCTGACATTGCGTTTGCGTTTTATTCTAAAAAAGTTAGAGACATTAAACAGTTAAGAATCTGCTTCTGGATTTGATCACTTTACAGCATTGAAAGCCACAAAGTTCTGAGACTGTCACTGGTATCAGAGAATTCAGACTTTGTGCGATGCCTTAGATCTAAAAGGAGACCGGCAAAGGTGATATATGATTAAACTGGGGCAAAGAATAAATGATTAGTAAGCCAGCATAGCACACAGTAGAGCCAAAAATCATGGGGCTTACTTGTTAAAAAATGGCTTTTCATCAGTTTTTGAAAATCCTGTGTGGATAAACCTATACTTaggtggcttttgttttgttggctttttgtttgtttattttttttttgtggttgtttttggtttgttagTTTTAATTGGTGTATATTTCAAATGCTTATACCAGGAATGTAACAATTACAGAAAGAAGAACCAGTTTTCTTCTCACTGTTGTCCTGGATTACTTAAGGCAACATAACAGTGGTGGGAATGACTAGAATCATTTGACTTTATGAAAATGCACAGAATTGAGGCTGGACAGGTGGCTGGGTAGACCCAGTGCTTTCTGTTCTttgagaacccaagttcagttcacTGTAGTCATTGTTTCTGTGAATCAAGGTAGATCCTTCTTTTGCTTTTACCCTGCATTGTGTGGTGGGTGTAAAATGCAAGGTTGGAGCTATGTTTTCTTCATCTTGGACTTAGAGACtgttttccggtttccaggcaattCCTATGCAATCTGCTACTATTATGACTCCAGAAACTTttgtatactctctctctctgaagtttatctttctcttccttcttttctgtttcttcctctcctccccccttccttgaGAAAGGAGTTAAAGCGTAGCCCTGGCTAaacttgaactcatgattcttcTATCACAGCCTCCCATCAAGTTTCTTCTTATTCTCAATGTTCTGTCACTTCAATGGTTAGTATTTCTTTATGTGTACCTTCCTTTATTTATTGTGTTGGGTACTTGGTAACCACATTCAGTATAgaaatttgtttttttagttaTGGGAAATTGATTATTTCCTTAATGATTCTGACCTTTTTTCCGATTTTATAGTGTttatcattttactttttatatgtttaatttttaaatgtcccttcaattccttttttattattaactaacttttattttaggatattGATTATAACTTTTATATTATCTTTTTGAtgtcactttttttatttttttaaagattatttttgcaGGTTAGCgatggttcatgcctttaatcccagcacttgggaggcagaggcaggtggatctctgaattcaaggccaatctggtctcCAGGGTAAGTTCCGGGgcagctatacagagaaatcatgtcttaagaaagaaagagagaggggaggagagattcatttgtttttatttcacgcgtatgagtgttttgcttataTTTATCTATGAGCACTGAGTATGTGCCTGGTGACCGTAGAGGTAAGAGAAGTGTATCGGATCCCcagaatggagttacagacagtcgtgagTCATTGTGTagtgctgggaaccgaatctGAATCACCTGCCTGAGCAGCAGGTGCTCctgcagctgagccatctctccagccccactttgtATTTGCGCATAGTTATTGGTAGTGTTAGGAGCGATGGATGGGAAGCAAATATAGAACAAGTCTCAGTTTGGGAAATGAGATACTGATGAGGGCTGGGACGTGGGAATTTGCAAGCAGGAGGGTCTTGCAGGTACTCAAGTCCTTGAAGGTACAGGCGGGCAGAACTTGGGGAGTTTGAatctagcctggtctatatatagCAAGTAataggtcagccaggactacatagtgagtccttgtctcaaacgaacaaataaacaaaacccacaaataaaacaaaacagaacaacaaaaacccaaacaatttGGGGAGTGACCCAAGAAGGAATGATTGACGTCTGGCCATTACAGGACCCTCACAGGTGAGTACaccaatacacacatgcatagacacatgcacacccacatgccAAAACATACTGACATAAAATGATTGTTGAGATTATGTAGTAATATTAAATAACTAGTattaaacaataaatataaaaattcagaGAAAAGACACCCTTGTGAGATAATAATTAAAACTATAGACTGAGTATTGCCTTAGACTTACAAAATACAAAGTATAGATCCCTTAACTATCAAAAAAATAATGGTGACAATTTTAATAATTACTTTTAATAGCAATATTTTTATTCTGCTAGTGTTTTG from Rattus norvegicus strain BN/NHsdMcwi chromosome 8, GRCr8, whole genome shotgun sequence includes:
- the Mindy2 gene encoding ubiquitin carboxyl-terminal hydrolase MINDY-2 isoform X3, translating into MENGPDSPQPLELGVPAGRVSTPEGRRRDGREAEDGPAGRAVDSGGQGAAAARSSLGDPTSPSQHGCSAGSDLKNSASSSPVASEAPSRGQHKVTASPELAEAAAGRGSGPVGDTGTCRVEQAAEEPSSAGALSSSCSEPSPPGDSPSLDSLESFSNLHSFPSSSEFNSEEGAETRVPEDVEEGAAEPPRVAPLCKEEEEDPAQVLAASKERFPGQSVYHIKWIQWKEENTPIITQNENGPCPLLAILNVLLLAWKVKLPPMMEIITAEQLMEYLGDYMLEAKPKEISEIQRVNYEQNMSDAMAILHKLQTGLDVNVRFTGVRVFEYTPECIVFDLLDIPLYHGWLVDPQIDDIVRAVGNCSYNQLVEKIISCKQSDNSQLVSEGSTVFVGNRPGLSY